In Phlebotomus papatasi isolate M1 chromosome 1, Ppap_2.1, whole genome shotgun sequence, the following proteins share a genomic window:
- the LOC129805341 gene encoding ell-associated factor Eaf-like has translation MGMSAAAAAASKCATLRQGGRYGGSLGGTTKPSSSPSPNLKTAQPPTVATVSKDYTNSYSSSTMSFNAASLKKSNVPNGGASGGERKEEGKQQLSVYSIDTSYHRQPTSGKSQETSTKGISILNQPLPEIPQQAMKISEPKNLQQPLCAANLNQYRSLQRPGMHQKSSFASQPAPQQSVPLKSSMKQPQTQSAPPKVVPPQLPPKNRHKDIDGQSRSQQRQAMMQQQGKGQNFSTLQYPSKHQQSSSTHTTFGYDNKSRGDSGGSGGGGGGGGYHGYQQHSLPEKKHSQHQQQQYESSRMTSFHGGPDPSCGYPMKVSKSHQQGYQTMPHQPKHQQQYQPSKSHGHHSQAQPSKQSKRDDPPVYYRSLQRGGQNPAGGAHNDLYSVTEL, from the exons ATGGGCATGAGTGCTGCTGCTGCTGCGGCCAGCAAATGTGCAACATTGAGGCAGGGTGGTCGGTATGGGGGTAGTTTGGGTGGGACTACAAAGCCAAGTTCTAGTCCTAGTCCGAATTTGAAGACCGCTCAACCGCCAACAGTGGCTACTGTGTCAAAAGATTATACCAATTCCTACTCGAGCTCAACGATGTCTTTTAATGCTGCAAGTCTCAAAAAGAGCAATGTGCCCAATGGCGGGGCTTCAGGGGGTGAAAGGAAGGAAGAGGGGAAGCAGCAATTGTCTGTGTACAGCATCGATACATCATACCATCGTCAACCAACTAGCGGAAAGTCCCAGGAAACTAGTACCAAAG GTATTTCAATTCTCAATCAGCCACTGCCAGAGATTCCGCAGCAGGCAATGAAGATTAGTGAACCCAAAAACCTCCAGCAACCCCTCTGTGCGGCCAATTTAAATCAATACCGGTCGCTACAGCGTCCGGGAATGCATCAGAAATCATCATTTGCCAGTCAACCGGCACCGCAGCAGAGTGTACCGCTCAAGAGCTCAATGAAGCAACCCCAGACTCAATCAGCTCCACCAAAAGTCGTTCCACCGCAGTTGCCGCCGAAGAATCGGCATAAGGACATTGATGGTCAGAGTAGGAGTCAACAAAGGCAGGCAATGATGCAGCAGCAAGGTAAGGGTCAAAATTTCAGTACACTCCAGTACCCCAGTAAACATCAACAGAGCAGCAGTACCCATACGACATTTGGGTATGACAATAAATCCCGGGGAGATTCTGGGGGAAGTGGAGGAGGTGGAGGGGGAGGAGGATATCATGGATATCAGCAGCATAGTCTGCCGGAAAAGAAGCATTCGCAGCATCAGCAGCAGCAATATGAAAGTTCACGTATGACATCTTTCCATGGGGGTCCAGATCCATCTTGTGGATATCCCATGAAGGTGTCCAAATCCCATCAGCAGGGTTATCAAACTATGCCACATCAGCCAAAGCATCAGCAGCAGTATCAGCCTAGCAAGTCCCATGGGCACCATTCCCAGGCACAGCCAAGTAAACAAAGCAAACGAGATGATCCACCAGTTTACTATCGATCCCTACAGCGTGGTGGTCAGAATCCAGCTGGGGGAGCCCACAATGATCTCTATTCGGTAACGGAACTTTGA